Proteins co-encoded in one Amaranthus tricolor cultivar Red isolate AtriRed21 chromosome 7, ASM2621246v1, whole genome shotgun sequence genomic window:
- the LOC130817699 gene encoding early nodulin-like protein 15 — MGFSSKFISVSLVVAFALLFSFTDARDHLVGGKPECWKVPSTESDDFLNKWAQKTRFQIGDSLVWKYDSKKDSVLQVTREAYLSCNTSNPIAAHKEDETKIELTKSGPYYFISGTQAYCEKGEKLIVVVMAARNRPSGAVSPAIAPSPDSEFGAPAVAPTSAASGLKGGLNLIVAVAVLAGFFMI; from the exons ATGGGATTTTCATCTAAATTTATCTCTGTTTCTTTGGTTGTGGCCTTTGCACTCTTGTTTAGCTTCACCGACGCAAGAGATCATCTTGTAGGAGGTAAACCTGAGTGTTGGAAAGTTCCATCCACCGAATCTGATGATTTTCTTAACAAATGGGCTCAAAAAACCAGGTTTCAAATCGGTGATAGTTTAG TATGGAAGTACGACAGCAAGAAAGACTCCGTATTACAAGTAACAAGAGAGGCATACTTGAGCTGCAATACCAGTAATCCAATAGCAGCACACAAAGAAGATGAAACCAAGATTGAGTTAACCAAATCAGGCCCATATTACTTCATCAGCGGAACACAAGCCTATTGTGAGAAAGGAGAAAAGCTCATTGTTGTTGTAATGGCTGCCAGAAACAGGCCTTCTGGTGCAGTTTCACCAGCTATTGCACCTTCTCCAGATTCTGAATTTGGGGCTCCGGCAGTTGCTCCTACTAGTGCTGCTTCTGGCCTTAAAGGAGGTCTCAATCTCATTGTAGCTGTTGCCGTTTTAGCTGGGTTTTTTATGATATAG